From Nerophis lumbriciformis linkage group LG13, RoL_Nlum_v2.1, whole genome shotgun sequence, one genomic window encodes:
- the dusp19a gene encoding dual specificity protein phosphatase 19 isoform X1, translated as MQSLAEEIQSFSRTRLKRQCTRVTSLSGRRIIETWKGSMMTVVDDPAAPEKMLGYVPDASWDLQVGVVKPYLLLGESLRTRLYGLYRNLTFVCVWAGSQDAAHDFSTLRKHKVSHILNVAFGVENVFPDLFVYKTVSILDQPDTDLVPHLQECCDFILQARAEKGVVLVHCNTGISRAPAAVIGYLMSCDDRSFDDALSVVAAARPATCPNPGFLNQLRKYQAEKTATSKH; from the exons ATGCAGTCCCTCGCCGAGGAGATCCAGAGTTTCTCTCGCACGCGTCTGAAGAGGCAGTGCACCCGTGTGACATCGCTGAGCGGCCGCCGCATCATCGAGACCTGGAAAGGCTCGATGATGACGGTGGTGGACGACCCGGCCGCACCGGAGAAGATGCTGGGGTACGTCCCGGACGCCTCGTGGGACCTCCAGGTGGGCGTGGTCAAGCCCTACCTGCTGCTAGGTGAGTCCCTTCGCACCCGTTTGTATGGTTTATATAGGAAcctcacttttgtgtgtgtgtgggcaggtTCTCAGGACGCTGCGCATGACTTCAGCACCTTGAGGAAACACAAG GTGTCGCACATCCTCAACGTGGCATTTGGCGTGGAGAACGTCTTCCCCGACCTGTTCGTCTACAAGACGGTCAGCATCCTGGACCAGCCCGACACTGACCTGGTGCCGCACCTTCAGGAATGTTGTGACTTCATCCTGCAGGCTCGGGCAGAG AAAGGCGTGGTCTTGGTCCACTGCAACACCGGCATCTCTCGGGCTCCGGCGGCAGTCATTGGCTACCTGATGTCATGTGACGACCGGTCCTTCGACGACGCCCTCTCCGTTGTTGCGGCGGCCCGGCCTGCCACCTGCCCCAACCCCGGCTTCTTGAACCAGCTGAGGAAGTACCAGGCAGAAAAGACGGCTACCAGCAAACACTGA
- the dusp19a gene encoding dual specificity protein phosphatase 19 isoform X2, protein MQSLAEEIQSFSRTRLKRQCTRVTSLSGRRIIETWKGSMMTVVDDPAAPEKMLGYVPDASWDLQVGVVKPYLLLGSQDAAHDFSTLRKHKVSHILNVAFGVENVFPDLFVYKTVSILDQPDTDLVPHLQECCDFILQARAEKGVVLVHCNTGISRAPAAVIGYLMSCDDRSFDDALSVVAAARPATCPNPGFLNQLRKYQAEKTATSKH, encoded by the exons ATGCAGTCCCTCGCCGAGGAGATCCAGAGTTTCTCTCGCACGCGTCTGAAGAGGCAGTGCACCCGTGTGACATCGCTGAGCGGCCGCCGCATCATCGAGACCTGGAAAGGCTCGATGATGACGGTGGTGGACGACCCGGCCGCACCGGAGAAGATGCTGGGGTACGTCCCGGACGCCTCGTGGGACCTCCAGGTGGGCGTGGTCAAGCCCTACCTGCTGCTAG gtTCTCAGGACGCTGCGCATGACTTCAGCACCTTGAGGAAACACAAG GTGTCGCACATCCTCAACGTGGCATTTGGCGTGGAGAACGTCTTCCCCGACCTGTTCGTCTACAAGACGGTCAGCATCCTGGACCAGCCCGACACTGACCTGGTGCCGCACCTTCAGGAATGTTGTGACTTCATCCTGCAGGCTCGGGCAGAG AAAGGCGTGGTCTTGGTCCACTGCAACACCGGCATCTCTCGGGCTCCGGCGGCAGTCATTGGCTACCTGATGTCATGTGACGACCGGTCCTTCGACGACGCCCTCTCCGTTGTTGCGGCGGCCCGGCCTGCCACCTGCCCCAACCCCGGCTTCTTGAACCAGCTGAGGAAGTACCAGGCAGAAAAGACGGCTACCAGCAAACACTGA